A DNA window from Thermoanaerobaculales bacterium contains the following coding sequences:
- a CDS encoding PilT/PilU family type 4a pilus ATPase: MTEVPLGRARKGDIAVCGGSRTRWCAERLQLFKSDVTECLQQLSKGGVTAEERDRMLQVLRQAEALKPRDLVWMAYRPDRVLREACAEFLRPHRTSATVDRFIGEARNKSEAALRAGAAVLFSLRIPGVEDHLAQRLASDRDEVRDATRRLLAHAPVTAGLTPLLWQLVERGQETAERLPYLRQLATAEMTPQAVARWKRTAADPDPEIRATALKLLADTVPDEAADQIVNQLAFVDYDTQQHLIEALAKVARSQGPAFIDRLLPLMASGEAGIRSAVIKILLEMDDRHDLVKRYLKFSKTLAGWARDRALDSMREFGQDLVEPTVELLADPDEEVRALALAVVGAFEDPRIIPATVELLGADDWWLRICAADTLGQFNDPRAVDALTAALDDPEVRWTAVEALGRIGDPRCLPRLSKLLQDPAPEVRIEVLLALPKFDHPKVLEALERVAKADPHRAVRARALEIAEEVARRSQASLQDAEELRTEIKKARTAAGDPLLNSLLASTRNQGCSDFHLAVSCPPIMRNGGALVSSEQEAYDAPQVAGMIRDILTEEQWARLGAEKQLDFCHYVPGAGRYRANVFLDQRGYSGVFRVIPEQPPTISEIGLPGHLAKIASVHQGLVVVCGPSGCGKSTTLAALVNLLNETRQHHIITLEDPVEFIHPFKNCLINQREIGSDSRSYARALRAALRENPDVIVIGDLRDTETVSLALTAAETGHLVLATMSSTTAPKAVNRIIASFAADEQPQVRASLAESLTYVIAQRLLSLDGTRQRVACFEVLVGTMSVAHMIIEEKTHQLPSAMQIGKAQGMQTFDDSLRELLRLGKISAECAYLHAVNREDFEGLVAPEFLESRTLA; encoded by the coding sequence ATGACAGAGGTACCTCTGGGTCGAGCGAGAAAGGGGGACATCGCCGTCTGCGGAGGCTCGCGGACCCGGTGGTGCGCCGAGAGGTTGCAGCTCTTCAAGTCCGACGTGACCGAGTGCCTCCAGCAGCTCTCCAAGGGAGGGGTGACTGCCGAGGAGCGCGACCGGATGCTGCAGGTCCTGCGCCAGGCCGAGGCTCTGAAGCCGCGGGACCTGGTCTGGATGGCGTACCGCCCAGACCGCGTCCTGCGCGAGGCCTGCGCCGAGTTTCTGAGACCCCATCGCACCTCCGCCACCGTGGACCGCTTCATCGGCGAGGCGCGCAACAAGTCGGAGGCCGCGCTGCGGGCCGGGGCCGCGGTGCTGTTCTCGCTGCGGATCCCGGGCGTCGAGGATCACCTCGCGCAGCGCCTCGCGTCGGATCGCGACGAGGTTCGCGACGCCACCCGCCGGCTGCTGGCCCACGCCCCGGTCACCGCCGGCCTGACGCCACTGCTCTGGCAGCTCGTCGAGCGCGGCCAGGAGACGGCGGAGCGGCTGCCCTACCTGAGGCAGCTCGCCACCGCAGAGATGACGCCGCAGGCCGTCGCCCGCTGGAAGCGCACCGCCGCCGACCCGGATCCCGAGATCCGGGCGACGGCGCTCAAGCTCCTCGCCGACACGGTGCCGGACGAGGCGGCGGACCAGATCGTCAACCAGCTCGCCTTCGTCGACTACGACACCCAGCAGCACCTGATCGAGGCGCTCGCCAAGGTCGCCCGCAGCCAGGGCCCGGCCTTCATCGACCGGCTGCTGCCCCTGATGGCGTCGGGCGAGGCGGGCATCCGCTCGGCCGTCATCAAGATCCTGCTCGAGATGGACGACCGCCACGATCTCGTGAAGCGGTACCTGAAGTTCTCGAAGACCCTGGCCGGCTGGGCGCGCGACCGGGCGCTCGATTCGATGCGGGAGTTCGGACAGGACCTGGTCGAGCCGACCGTCGAGCTGCTCGCGGATCCGGACGAGGAGGTCCGGGCGCTGGCGCTGGCGGTCGTCGGCGCGTTCGAGGACCCGCGGATCATCCCGGCCACCGTCGAGCTGCTCGGCGCCGACGACTGGTGGCTCCGGATCTGCGCCGCCGACACCCTCGGCCAGTTCAACGACCCGCGGGCGGTGGACGCGCTGACGGCGGCGCTCGACGATCCCGAGGTCCGGTGGACCGCGGTCGAGGCCCTCGGCCGGATCGGCGACCCCCGATGCCTGCCCCGGCTGTCGAAGCTGCTGCAGGATCCGGCGCCCGAGGTGCGCATCGAGGTGTTGCTGGCGCTCCCGAAGTTCGACCACCCGAAGGTCCTGGAGGCCCTGGAGCGGGTCGCGAAGGCGGACCCGCATCGCGCCGTCCGCGCGCGCGCCCTGGAAATTGCCGAGGAGGTCGCCCGCCGGAGCCAGGCCTCGCTCCAGGACGCCGAGGAGCTGCGGACCGAGATCAAGAAGGCGCGGACCGCGGCGGGCGACCCGCTGCTCAACTCACTGCTCGCGTCTACCCGCAACCAGGGATGCTCGGACTTCCACCTCGCGGTCTCGTGCCCGCCGATCATGCGCAACGGCGGCGCGCTGGTCAGCTCGGAGCAGGAGGCATACGACGCGCCACAGGTCGCGGGGATGATCCGCGACATCCTCACCGAGGAGCAGTGGGCTCGGCTGGGGGCGGAGAAGCAGCTCGACTTCTGCCACTACGTCCCCGGCGCCGGGCGCTACCGCGCCAACGTCTTTCTCGATCAGAGGGGGTACAGCGGCGTGTTCCGGGTGATCCCGGAGCAGCCGCCGACGATCAGCGAGATCGGCCTTCCCGGCCACCTCGCGAAGATCGCCTCGGTCCACCAGGGCCTGGTCGTGGTGTGCGGACCCTCCGGCTGCGGGAAGTCGACCACCCTCGCGGCCCTCGTCAACCTGCTCAACGAGACCCGGCAGCACCACATCATCACCCTCGAGGACCCGGTCGAGTTCATCCACCCCTTCAAGAACTGCCTGATCAACCAGCGCGAGATCGGCTCGGACAGCCGCTCCTACGCCCGCGCCCTGCGCGCCGCCCTGCGTGAGAACCCCGACGTCATCGTGATCGGCGACCTGCGCGACACCGAGACCGTGTCGCTTGCCCTCACCGCGGCCGAGACGGGCCATCTCGTGCTCGCGACCATGAGCTCGACGACCGCGCCGAAGGCGGTCAACCGCATCATCGCGAGCTTCGCGGCCGACGAGCAGCCCCAGGTGAGGGCCAGCCTGGCCGAGTCGCTCACCTACGTGATCGCCCAACGGCTGCTGTCGCTCGACGGCACCAGGCAGCGGGTCGCCTGCTTCGAGGTGCTGGTGGGGACCATGTCGGTGGCGCACATGATCATCGAGGAGAAGACCCACCAGCTGCCGTCGGCCATGCAGATCGGCAAGGCCCAGGGCATGCAGACCTTCGATGACTCGCTGCGCGAGCTGCTCCGGCTCGGCAAGATCTCGGCCGAGTGCGCGTACCTCCACGCCGTCAACCGCGAGGACTTCGAGGGCCTGGTGGCGCCGGAGTTCCTCGAGTCGAGGACTCTCGCATGA